Proteins encoded together in one Synechococcus sp. BL107 window:
- the cbiD gene encoding cobalt-precorrin-5B (C(1))-methyltransferase CbiD, with protein sequence MDTASPDSVSSGLTLPVWVVAAAKASLHALLGQPFANQVSVRLPDRTNPVLVPVISAARLDGGDQALAISRCDPGPGLDLTRDLEIWVRVSWRPDKQAGLMLLAGAGVGRKGTDGDLCVSAYARDLLERNLLPLDHGLTVEVVLPRGRELALRTSNAAFGVVDGLALIGTQAEVQRSAAPDQLKQVLLDLTQLTGDQKFQGDLVLVIGENGLDLARQAQLAPLLKVGNWLGPVLVAAAEAGVQNLLLLGYHGKLIKLAGGIFHTHHHLADGRLEVLTALGLDAGLSLEQLRLLRQAPSVDQAFNELEALNPVVAEQLWQKLALAVEERSQAYVARYGNWSMRIGAVLFDRSRHLRWRGPVAGERFFTLMD encoded by the coding sequence ATCGACACCGCCTCTCCAGATTCAGTCAGTTCAGGGCTGACCCTGCCGGTCTGGGTCGTGGCAGCAGCGAAGGCATCGCTGCATGCCCTGCTCGGTCAACCCTTCGCAAATCAGGTGTCGGTCCGCTTGCCTGACCGCACCAACCCCGTTCTGGTGCCTGTGATTTCAGCGGCACGGCTAGATGGTGGTGATCAGGCCCTGGCGATTAGCCGTTGCGATCCGGGCCCAGGTTTGGACCTCACCCGTGATTTGGAAATTTGGGTTCGTGTGTCTTGGAGACCTGACAAGCAGGCGGGGCTCATGCTGTTAGCGGGAGCCGGTGTCGGGAGGAAGGGAACGGATGGTGATCTTTGTGTTTCGGCTTATGCCCGCGATCTTCTTGAGCGGAATCTCCTGCCTTTGGATCATGGCCTCACCGTTGAGGTTGTACTTCCAAGGGGTCGAGAGCTTGCTTTGCGAACCAGCAATGCGGCATTTGGGGTGGTGGATGGGCTGGCCTTAATTGGGACCCAAGCGGAGGTGCAGCGCAGTGCAGCGCCAGATCAGTTGAAGCAGGTGTTGTTGGATTTGACCCAGCTCACGGGCGATCAAAAATTCCAGGGCGATCTCGTGTTGGTGATTGGGGAAAATGGTTTGGATCTGGCGCGTCAAGCCCAATTGGCGCCCTTGCTGAAGGTGGGGAATTGGCTTGGCCCGGTTCTCGTGGCAGCGGCAGAAGCAGGAGTCCAAAACCTGCTGTTGTTGGGTTATCACGGCAAATTAATCAAATTGGCTGGTGGGATTTTTCACACACACCATCACCTCGCTGACGGACGCTTGGAGGTGCTCACAGCTCTTGGCCTGGACGCAGGACTGTCGCTCGAGCAGTTGCGTTTGCTTCGCCAGGCCCCATCGGTGGATCAGGCCTTCAACGAATTGGAGGCGCTCAATCCAGTTGTGGCAGAGCAGTTGTGGCAGAAGCTGGCCCTGGCCGTGGAGGAACGGAGTCAGGCTTATGTGGCCCGCTATGGAAATTGGTCGATGCGAATTGGTGCCGTTTTGTTTGATCGCAGCCGCCATTTGCGTTGGCGAGGACCAGTGGCGGGAGAGCGCTTCTTTACGCTGATGGATTGA
- a CDS encoding alanine--glyoxylate aminotransferase family protein, with protein MQDKLTLMIPGPTPVPETVLKAMGRHPIGHRSGEFQAIVRRTTEQLKWLHQTSSDVLVITGSGTAAMEAGMINTLSRGDKVLCGDNGKFGERWVKVARAYGLEVNVVTAEWGQPLDPEAFRTALEADTEKQIKAVVLTHSETSTGVINDLETIARYVKAHGTALTIADCVTSLGASNVPMDAWGLDVVASGSQKGYMLPPGLSFVAMSDRAWAAYATSDLPKFYLDLGPYRKTAAKDSNPFTPAVNLYFGLEAALDMMQKEGLEAIFARHERHRAAAQAGMEAIGLPLFAATGHGSPAITAVAPEGLDAELLRKTVKEKFDILLAGGQDHLKGKVFRIGHLGYVCDRDVLTAVSAIEATLHSLGLHKGTMGAGVAATSAALG; from the coding sequence ATGCAGGACAAGCTCACCTTGATGATTCCGGGACCAACCCCGGTTCCCGAAACGGTGCTGAAGGCGATGGGACGTCATCCCATTGGTCACCGCAGCGGTGAGTTCCAAGCCATCGTGCGGCGCACGACTGAGCAATTGAAATGGCTGCACCAAACCAGCAGCGATGTGCTTGTGATTACGGGCAGTGGCACGGCAGCCATGGAAGCCGGAATGATCAATACCCTCAGCCGTGGAGACAAAGTTCTTTGCGGAGACAACGGCAAGTTCGGAGAGCGTTGGGTGAAAGTGGCTCGCGCCTACGGACTTGAAGTGAACGTGGTGACAGCGGAATGGGGACAGCCGCTGGACCCCGAAGCCTTCCGTACTGCACTAGAGGCCGATACCGAAAAGCAAATCAAGGCCGTCGTCCTCACCCACTCGGAAACATCCACGGGCGTCATCAACGACCTTGAGACGATTGCTCGTTACGTCAAGGCTCACGGGACAGCCCTGACGATCGCAGATTGCGTCACAAGCCTTGGCGCGTCCAATGTGCCCATGGATGCTTGGGGGCTGGATGTGGTGGCCTCTGGTTCCCAGAAGGGATACATGCTTCCGCCGGGTCTCAGTTTTGTAGCGATGAGTGATCGCGCCTGGGCGGCTTACGCAACGTCAGACCTTCCCAAGTTTTACCTCGATCTCGGCCCCTACCGAAAAACGGCTGCAAAAGACAGCAACCCATTCACGCCAGCGGTGAACCTTTACTTCGGGCTTGAAGCAGCGCTCGACATGATGCAAAAAGAAGGGCTTGAGGCAATTTTTGCGCGCCATGAGCGCCATCGTGCAGCGGCCCAAGCAGGCATGGAAGCGATCGGGCTACCTCTGTTTGCTGCCACGGGTCATGGCAGTCCTGCTATTACCGCCGTGGCTCCTGAGGGATTGGACGCAGAGCTTCTGCGCAAAACAGTGAAAGAGAAATTCGACATCCTTTTAGCCGGGGGGCAAGATCACCTCAAAGGCAAAGTGTTTCGCATCGGGCACTTGGGATATGTTTGCGATCGAGATGTATTGACGGCCGTGTCCGCCATTGAAGCCACATTGCATTCATTAGGACTGCACAAAGGCACGATGGGTGCAGGAGTTGCAGCGACATCTGCAGCGCTGGGCTGA
- a CDS encoding AbrB family transcriptional regulator codes for MSPLATLMLYLLAGTSLGLLALLSGIPAAPLAGALLGAGIVSMSGQLDQAAWPTGTRTILEIGIGTVIGTGLTRASLEQLQVLWRPALLITVTLVLTGIVIGLWSSRLLGIDPVVALLGAAPGGISGMSLVGAEFGVGAAVAALHAVRLITVLLVLPLVVRLVLPSSLGQP; via the coding sequence ATGTCACCTCTGGCAACGCTGATGCTCTACTTGTTGGCCGGAACCAGTCTCGGGCTACTGGCTCTCCTGAGTGGAATTCCGGCAGCACCCCTCGCTGGTGCACTGCTTGGAGCCGGGATCGTGAGTATGAGCGGTCAGTTGGATCAAGCGGCATGGCCAACAGGGACACGCACGATTCTCGAAATCGGGATCGGCACGGTGATTGGAACAGGATTGACCCGGGCCTCTCTCGAACAATTGCAGGTCCTTTGGAGACCGGCATTGCTGATCACGGTCACCCTTGTACTGACGGGCATCGTGATTGGCCTGTGGAGCAGTCGCTTGCTTGGGATCGACCCGGTTGTGGCCCTACTCGGGGCTGCACCGGGAGGGATTAGCGGCATGAGCTTAGTGGGGGCTGAATTCGGAGTCGGCGCAGCTGTCGCCGCCTTGCATGCGGTCCGCTTGATCACCGTTCTGCTGGTGCTTCCCCTGGTAGTGCGATTGGTTCTCCCCTCAAGCCTTGGACAACCCTGA
- a CDS encoding DUF6554 family protein translates to MPRFGPQLALTTVALIGALIGGTQPVQAGKSSDEKGAKIYCFMRSSGNDHNVSWNAAYAVIKRQGGQLFKTSPEHASVMITEAVVQDPGNFPDCGRYLGDLFGGSPNKAATTTSLGTSTTGTTNSESNSVDDERYSY, encoded by the coding sequence ATGCCCCGCTTCGGTCCTCAGCTAGCCCTCACCACCGTTGCTCTAATCGGTGCCCTCATTGGAGGCACCCAACCGGTCCAGGCGGGCAAATCATCAGATGAGAAAGGGGCCAAGATTTACTGCTTTATGCGCTCGAGTGGCAACGACCACAACGTGAGTTGGAATGCGGCGTATGCCGTGATTAAGCGCCAAGGCGGACAACTTTTTAAAACGTCGCCGGAACACGCCTCTGTGATGATCACAGAAGCCGTGGTTCAAGACCCCGGAAATTTCCCCGATTGCGGCCGCTACCTCGGTGATCTGTTCGGAGGTTCCCCCAACAAAGCAGCCACAACAACATCCCTTGGAACAAGCACCACCGGCACAACCAATTCTGAGTCCAACAGCGTGGACGACGAGCGCTACAGCTATTAG
- a CDS encoding tetratricopeptide repeat protein, producing MEQAPPAQPILSPTAWTTSATAISPPRVAALALSTLLVCLTGCQSQKTPTQKTGPISTETSCLKQYQVSEPNRALQACDDAIAANPDQPELLRDRAFIYTLKGQYQKACTDVAAGLKLIRESKAPVDPMLTHELDVRQATCKHARTIAGND from the coding sequence TTGGAACAAGCACCACCGGCACAACCAATTCTGAGTCCAACAGCGTGGACGACGAGCGCTACAGCTATTAGCCCCCCACGGGTCGCTGCACTCGCCCTATCGACTCTCCTCGTTTGTTTAACGGGATGTCAGTCCCAAAAAACACCGACCCAAAAGACAGGGCCTATCTCCACTGAGACAAGCTGCTTAAAGCAGTACCAAGTCTCTGAACCCAATCGTGCGCTTCAGGCCTGCGATGACGCCATTGCTGCAAACCCTGATCAACCCGAGCTCCTGCGAGATCGGGCCTTCATCTACACCCTGAAGGGCCAGTATCAGAAAGCCTGTACGGATGTAGCCGCAGGCTTAAAGCTGATTCGTGAGTCAAAAGCTCCGGTTGACCCGATGCTGACCCATGAGTTGGACGTGCGTCAGGCCACCTGCAAACACGCTCGGACCATCGCCGGCAACGACTGA
- a CDS encoding DEAD/DEAH box helicase, producing MRVVSPFDAVTQAQLRQIRPRGRWNGPARGWEFPLAAAGVLQQQFGRRFAVTAALEEWLAWSRLPLPPLPQHRQLVAAADLKQNLPDGRTPLLHQRSGARWLLARRGAVLADEMGLGKTLTALLAARAMVRCAEVRVLVVAPVGLHPHWRREADAVGLSLQLVSWARLPDALPAAGTLLVVDEAHYAQSMKAQRTAGLLRLARHPRLRAIWMLTGTPMKNGRPSQLFPLLAAIDHPIARDQRIFEERYCQGHWREGKAGKRWEAAGVSQLEELRRLTRPLILHRRKRQVVDLPPKQRQLHPIVLPDDTSIGFDHRVDLVVEDYRRRAQLGEVRSDAEPLAVLTAMRQIAAEFKLSAAEQLLYQLHQQGHAVVLFSAFIAPLQLLHQRIGGELMTGRQRPLERQQSVDRFQQGKSNCLLATYGTGSLGFTLHRARHVVLLERPWTPGDLEQAEDRCHRLGMGDGLTCHWLQLGPADQLVDGLLASKAERIEVLLGPRRQSLERQSLPAMVRACLQVA from the coding sequence ATTCGGGTGGTGAGCCCCTTCGATGCGGTCACGCAAGCGCAACTCCGTCAGATTCGCCCCCGTGGCCGTTGGAATGGGCCGGCGCGTGGTTGGGAATTCCCCCTGGCCGCGGCTGGGGTTCTCCAGCAGCAGTTTGGTCGCCGTTTCGCAGTCACGGCCGCTTTAGAGGAATGGCTGGCTTGGTCTCGTCTGCCTCTTCCTCCGCTGCCTCAGCATCGGCAGCTTGTGGCTGCGGCTGATTTGAAGCAGAACCTCCCGGATGGTCGCACGCCGCTGTTGCATCAACGCTCTGGTGCCCGCTGGCTCTTGGCGCGTCGTGGGGCGGTTTTGGCCGATGAAATGGGCCTTGGAAAAACCCTCACCGCACTGTTGGCGGCGCGGGCGATGGTGCGCTGCGCTGAGGTGCGTGTTTTGGTGGTTGCTCCGGTGGGACTCCACCCCCATTGGCGGCGAGAGGCGGATGCCGTTGGCCTTTCGCTGCAATTGGTGAGTTGGGCGCGGTTACCCGATGCACTGCCTGCTGCGGGCACGTTGCTTGTTGTTGATGAGGCCCATTACGCCCAGTCGATGAAAGCTCAACGCACGGCGGGTTTGCTCCGTTTGGCGCGGCACCCGCGTTTGCGGGCGATCTGGATGCTCACCGGGACACCAATGAAAAATGGTCGTCCATCGCAGCTTTTTCCTCTATTAGCGGCGATCGATCACCCCATCGCCCGCGATCAGCGGATATTTGAGGAGCGCTATTGCCAGGGCCACTGGCGGGAAGGCAAGGCGGGGAAGCGCTGGGAGGCCGCCGGCGTGAGTCAGTTGGAGGAGTTGCGTCGATTAACGCGTCCACTAATCCTTCATCGCCGCAAGCGACAGGTGGTGGATCTCCCGCCAAAGCAGCGTCAGCTTCACCCAATTGTCTTGCCAGACGACACGTCCATCGGCTTTGACCATCGAGTGGACTTGGTGGTGGAGGACTACCGCCGTCGGGCCCAACTCGGTGAGGTGCGTTCTGATGCTGAGCCGTTGGCGGTGTTAACGGCGATGCGTCAAATCGCTGCGGAATTCAAGCTGTCTGCTGCCGAACAGTTGTTGTACCAGCTGCATCAGCAGGGGCACGCTGTTGTGCTGTTCAGCGCGTTTATTGCACCGCTTCAGTTGTTGCATCAACGGATTGGTGGGGAGCTGATGACCGGAAGACAGCGTCCTCTTGAACGTCAGCAATCGGTGGATCGTTTTCAGCAGGGAAAAAGTAATTGCTTGTTGGCAACGTATGGCACTGGATCCCTTGGTTTCACGCTGCATCGTGCTCGACATGTTGTGCTTTTGGAGAGGCCCTGGACTCCTGGTGATCTCGAGCAGGCCGAAGATCGCTGCCATCGCCTTGGGATGGGTGACGGGCTCACGTGCCATTGGTTGCAACTGGGTCCCGCGGATCAGTTGGTGGATGGTTTGTTGGCGAGCAAGGCCGAACGCATCGAAGTGCTGCTGGGACCCCGTCGTCAAAGCTTGGAGCGTCAGTCGTTGCCGGCGATGGTCCGAGCGTGTTTGCAGGTGGCCTGA
- a CDS encoding HNH endonuclease — protein sequence MHNRDAVFLDELCPKLRVRRWRQSLHTHTGKSCIYCGKPSESIDHLVPRAKGGLSVTENCVPACLSCNGQKSDSDVFEWYRQQRFYDPRRAMAIRAWIDGDIRLALRLLQWAQPDQTHAPEMNAPKTDPSIGFQAA from the coding sequence ATGCACAACAGAGATGCAGTCTTTCTAGATGAACTCTGTCCTAAATTGCGCGTTCGAAGATGGCGACAATCACTCCATACTCATACTGGTAAAAGTTGTATTTATTGCGGCAAACCTTCTGAATCAATTGATCATCTTGTTCCGCGGGCCAAAGGTGGGCTCAGCGTGACCGAAAACTGTGTGCCTGCTTGCCTCTCTTGCAACGGACAAAAATCAGATTCAGATGTTTTCGAGTGGTATCGGCAGCAGCGCTTCTACGACCCCCGTCGCGCAATGGCCATTCGCGCTTGGATCGACGGTGACATTCGCCTTGCCCTTCGCCTCCTGCAATGGGCTCAGCCCGATCAGACTCACGCACCAGAGATGAACGCACCGAAGACCGACCCATCCATTGGGTTTCAAGCTGCTTAA
- a CDS encoding SDR family oxidoreductase, whose amino-acid sequence MLSALVKRCRPLPAHARLLVLGGGYSGRCIAQLARQLGTPVLCTRRVAGQPDADLIFDSSNSRRPDPSALQGITHLLSTIPPQQQGGDPVISTLLPLLKTLPLEWAGYLSTTGVYGNRNGGWVQENDPPDPGLDRSRRRLQCEQAWLNSGLPVQILRLPGIYGPGRSVLDSLRQGKARLINKPGQVFCRIHVEDIAGACWHLIDHSNSTPNDRPSIVNVVDDEPTAPADLVRHGASLLGCALPKEEHYDEICSEMSPMGRSFWSENRRVSNHLLCRDLNYSLLYPTFREGLQDCLEQDRLHFSSPDP is encoded by the coding sequence ATGCTCTCAGCGCTTGTCAAGCGATGTCGTCCTCTACCAGCGCATGCACGACTACTGGTGCTTGGAGGTGGTTACAGCGGTCGTTGTATTGCACAACTCGCCCGACAGTTGGGCACACCAGTGCTGTGTACCCGTCGCGTTGCAGGACAACCCGATGCCGACCTGATCTTCGACAGCAGCAACAGCCGACGGCCTGATCCCAGCGCGCTTCAAGGCATCACCCACCTACTCAGCACCATTCCTCCTCAACAACAGGGGGGCGATCCCGTGATCTCCACCCTGCTGCCACTGCTGAAGACGCTTCCACTGGAATGGGCGGGCTACCTCTCAACAACCGGCGTCTACGGCAATCGCAACGGCGGATGGGTGCAGGAAAACGATCCACCAGACCCGGGCTTAGATCGAAGTCGCCGTCGGCTGCAGTGCGAACAGGCTTGGTTGAACTCGGGCCTACCGGTACAAATTTTGCGGTTACCTGGGATCTATGGACCTGGACGCTCTGTGCTCGATTCCCTCAGGCAAGGCAAAGCACGGTTGATCAACAAACCTGGCCAAGTGTTTTGCCGCATTCACGTCGAAGACATTGCTGGCGCCTGTTGGCATTTGATCGATCACTCCAACTCCACTCCAAACGATCGACCATCCATCGTGAACGTGGTGGATGACGAACCCACGGCACCCGCTGATCTCGTTCGCCACGGAGCATCTCTCCTCGGCTGCGCACTCCCCAAGGAAGAGCACTACGACGAGATTTGCAGCGAAATGAGTCCGATGGGACGATCCTTTTGGAGTGAGAACCGCCGCGTGAGCAACCACCTCCTCTGCCGTGATTTGAACTATTCGCTCCTCTATCCAACCTTTCGAGAGGGTTTGCAGGACTGCCTAGAACAAGACAGATTGCATTTCAGTTCTCCAGACCCCTAA
- the pdxA gene encoding 4-hydroxythreonine-4-phosphate dehydrogenase PdxA codes for MGFPDLINPKQTIVIALGDPAGIGMEVVLKALGSNALPHTIEPILVGCRSSLDAVYQRLRSTTSAPLADPAQLTIDDQPLQKAVLSGAPSIEGGAAGFRWLTRAVTLLQHSQARALVTAPIAKHLWHAAGHRYPGQTERLAELAGSDHSSMLFTAMSPYSTWRLNTLLATTHIPLGAVARTLTPELVRHKLNVLLDFCRRFNPHPHLVVSGLNPHAGEAGQLGTEEMTWLTPLIESWRVQHPEIRLDGPLPPDTCWLSAAQAWNQPNQSGPDGFLALYHDQGLIPVKLMAFDAAVNTTLELPFLRTSPDHGTGFDIATKGIARPDSMIAAIQAAWELS; via the coding sequence ATGGGTTTTCCTGATCTCATCAACCCTAAACAAACGATCGTGATCGCCCTTGGCGATCCCGCAGGCATTGGGATGGAAGTGGTGCTAAAGGCTCTTGGCTCGAATGCTTTACCTCACACCATCGAACCCATCCTGGTGGGTTGTCGCAGCAGCTTGGATGCGGTCTATCAGCGGTTACGGAGCACTACATCAGCGCCCCTGGCTGATCCAGCGCAACTCACCATCGATGATCAGCCGCTGCAAAAAGCTGTTCTATCCGGGGCCCCAAGCATCGAAGGAGGAGCCGCAGGTTTCCGCTGGCTCACCAGAGCGGTGACGCTGTTGCAGCACAGCCAGGCACGCGCCCTCGTAACAGCACCCATTGCCAAGCATCTCTGGCATGCGGCTGGGCATCGCTATCCAGGCCAAACAGAACGCTTGGCTGAACTCGCTGGCAGTGACCACTCATCCATGCTGTTTACAGCGATGTCGCCCTACAGCACATGGCGGCTGAACACCTTGTTGGCCACCACCCATATCCCTCTCGGAGCGGTTGCTCGAACGCTCACGCCAGAGCTAGTCCGTCACAAGCTGAACGTGCTCTTGGACTTCTGTCGACGATTCAATCCGCATCCTCACCTTGTGGTCTCAGGACTCAATCCCCATGCGGGAGAAGCCGGACAATTGGGCACAGAGGAAATGACCTGGCTCACACCATTAATCGAAAGTTGGCGAGTCCAACATCCCGAGATACGTCTGGATGGCCCCCTTCCCCCAGATACGTGTTGGCTTAGCGCAGCACAAGCTTGGAATCAGCCAAATCAGTCAGGACCCGATGGGTTTCTTGCCCTGTATCACGACCAAGGGCTCATCCCGGTGAAGTTGATGGCCTTCGATGCTGCCGTGAACACCACCTTGGAATTGCCCTTTTTGAGAACATCACCCGATCACGGCACGGGGTTTGACATCGCGACCAAGGGAATCGCACGACCGGACAGCATGATCGCCGCCATTCAGGCCGCTTGGGAGCTGAGCTGA
- the accB gene encoding acetyl-CoA carboxylase biotin carboxyl carrier protein: MAMQLDHEQLHRLLEALGESDIQEFRLEGDDFRLEIRRNLPGQTVMAPVMPAPVAAAAPAKPLDSASPPPPAATSTRSDLLEITAPMVGTFYRAPAPGEPSFVEVGTRINVGQAVCILEAMKLMNELESEVAGEVVEILVDNGTPVEFGQVLMRVKPA, translated from the coding sequence ATGGCTATGCAGCTGGATCACGAACAACTGCACCGCTTGCTTGAAGCGCTGGGTGAGAGCGACATCCAGGAATTTCGGCTGGAAGGAGACGACTTCCGACTCGAGATTCGCCGCAATCTTCCAGGTCAGACTGTCATGGCTCCGGTCATGCCGGCTCCTGTGGCGGCTGCGGCTCCTGCGAAGCCGCTCGACTCAGCCTCACCGCCTCCGCCTGCTGCAACATCGACCCGAAGTGATCTCCTTGAGATCACAGCACCAATGGTGGGTACGTTTTACCGAGCTCCTGCCCCAGGGGAACCGTCCTTTGTGGAGGTAGGCACTCGTATCAACGTCGGCCAGGCCGTCTGCATTCTTGAGGCGATGAAGTTGATGAATGAGCTCGAATCCGAAGTGGCCGGAGAAGTGGTTGAAATTTTGGTAGACAACGGTACCCCTGTGGAATTTGGCCAGGTGCTGATGCGCGTTAAACCAGCCTGA
- the efp gene encoding elongation factor P, protein MISSNDFRTGTSIEIDGAVWRVVEFLHVKPGKGSAFVRTKLKSVKNGSVVEKTFRAGEMLPQALLEKSSLQHTYMEGDDYVFMDMSSYEETRLTAAQIGDSRKYLKEGMEVNVVSWNDTPLEVELPNSVVLEIKETDPGVKGDTATGGTKPAILETGAQVMVPLFLSIGEKIKVDTRNDSYLGREN, encoded by the coding sequence ATGATCTCCAGCAACGACTTCCGCACTGGCACTTCGATCGAGATCGATGGGGCCGTTTGGCGCGTGGTCGAGTTCCTTCACGTCAAGCCCGGCAAGGGGTCTGCGTTTGTTCGCACCAAGCTCAAGTCGGTGAAGAACGGAAGCGTTGTTGAGAAAACATTTCGTGCTGGCGAAATGCTTCCCCAGGCGTTGTTGGAGAAGTCATCCCTTCAGCACACCTACATGGAAGGTGACGACTATGTCTTCATGGACATGTCGTCCTATGAGGAAACACGGCTAACCGCTGCTCAAATCGGGGATAGCCGCAAATACCTCAAAGAAGGGATGGAAGTCAACGTCGTCTCTTGGAACGACACTCCGCTTGAGGTGGAGCTCCCCAATTCCGTGGTTCTGGAGATCAAGGAAACAGATCCAGGAGTGAAAGGCGATACCGCGACAGGTGGCACAAAACCCGCCATTCTGGAAACCGGAGCGCAAGTGATGGTGCCTTTGTTCCTTTCGATTGGCGAAAAGATCAAGGTGGACACTCGCAACGACTCGTACCTAGGACGTGAAAACTGA
- a CDS encoding peptidylprolyl isomerase: MTHQRFKAVLVALISVALFNLAAPAWAGLPQGNAVKDPTAILRDALPFDQDDIRQLQHRLELTSDDLRAKRWSALGKTVSRSQALLKTRRNTILDAVPEPLRDQATALLSDVDAGLEQMAAQVKAVDKPAFIVDRRTTLTRIGDVERLLVQDGFERPIPAEFDALPRLQGRAVVNISTTKGDLTTVVDGYNAPLTSGAFIDLALKGFYDGLPFNRAEDFYVLQTGDPVGPEIGYIDPSTKQERHVPLEIRVPGEADTLYNETFEDVGMFKATPTLPFATLGTLGWAHSANELDDGSSQFFMFLYEAELTPAGLNLVDGRNTAFGYVVDGFDVLEELGVDDAIKTVTVVDGANQLKAHA, translated from the coding sequence TTGACCCATCAGCGTTTCAAGGCCGTTCTGGTCGCCCTAATCAGCGTTGCGCTGTTCAACCTCGCAGCCCCTGCCTGGGCTGGGCTGCCTCAGGGCAATGCCGTCAAGGATCCAACGGCGATCCTTCGCGATGCGCTGCCCTTCGATCAAGACGACATTCGTCAACTGCAACATCGACTTGAACTCACCAGCGACGACCTACGTGCAAAACGCTGGAGTGCCCTGGGAAAGACGGTGTCGCGCAGTCAGGCCCTTCTCAAAACAAGACGCAACACGATTCTTGATGCTGTTCCAGAGCCACTCCGTGACCAAGCCACTGCGCTGCTGAGCGACGTGGATGCGGGATTGGAACAAATGGCTGCTCAGGTGAAGGCCGTCGACAAGCCAGCATTCATTGTTGATCGGCGCACCACGCTGACTCGCATTGGTGACGTAGAGCGCCTGCTCGTTCAGGACGGGTTCGAACGACCCATTCCCGCCGAATTCGATGCACTCCCCCGTTTACAGGGAAGGGCCGTTGTCAACATCAGCACCACCAAAGGGGACCTCACCACCGTTGTGGATGGTTACAACGCACCACTCACATCCGGTGCATTTATCGACCTTGCTCTGAAGGGCTTCTATGACGGCTTGCCCTTCAACAGAGCCGAGGATTTCTACGTTCTGCAAACCGGCGACCCGGTGGGTCCAGAGATCGGATACATCGATCCATCAACGAAGCAGGAACGGCACGTACCTCTCGAAATTCGAGTTCCTGGAGAAGCCGACACCCTTTACAACGAAACGTTTGAAGACGTGGGCATGTTCAAAGCCACACCAACCCTCCCCTTTGCCACCCTGGGGACCCTGGGCTGGGCCCACTCAGCCAACGAACTCGACGACGGCTCCTCCCAATTCTTCATGTTTCTCTATGAGGCTGAGCTCACACCGGCCGGCCTCAACTTGGTTGATGGACGCAACACTGCCTTTGGCTACGTTGTTGATGGCTTTGATGTGCTCGAAGAACTTGGTGTCGACGACGCAATCAAAACAGTGACCGTCGTCGATGGAGCCAATCAGCTCAAAGCCCACGCATGA